The genomic window CAAAATATAATTTTCCGGATGTTGTTATCGCGGCGGCTTTGGCGCATGATATTTTGGAGGATACGGAATTTCCAGAAGATAAATTGAAAGATGAACTTGGCGAGGAAGTATTGAAAATCATTAGAGCTGTTACAAATGATGAATCCTTGCCATGGGAAGAAAAGAAGAAAAAATATGTTGAAACTGTGCGCGATGGTTCAGAAGGAGCAAAAGCAGTTGCTGTTGCTGACAAAATTCATAATCTTGAGAGTTTGCTGATTGCTCACGCAGAACAGGGGTCAGATCTTTGGAAAAAGTTTAATAGAGGCAAAGAACAAAAATTATGG from Patescibacteria group bacterium includes these protein-coding regions:
- a CDS encoding HD domain-containing protein; the protein is MDKNSNNVIEKAVRVSVIAHKDQTRKGDSLPYIIHPFMVALKLAKYNFPDVVIAAALAHDILEDTEFPEDKLKDELGEEVLKIIRAVTNDESLPWEEKKKKYVETVRDGSEGAKAVAVADKIHNLESLLIAHAEQGSDLWKKFNRGKEQKLWFENEVLKMLKETWQHPLIDEYEKLLEQEKNLE